The sequence NNNNNNNNNNNNNNNNNNNNNNNNNNNNNNNNNNNNNNNNNNNNNNNNNNNNNNNNNNNNNNNNNNNNNNNNNNNNNNNNNNNNNNNNNNNNNNNNNNNNNNNNNNNNNNNNNNNNNNNNNNNNNNNNNNNNNNNNNNNNNNNNNNNNNNNNNNNNNNNNNNNNNNNNNNNNNNNNNNNNNNNNNNNNNNNNNNNNNNNNNNNNNNNNNNNNNNNNNNNNNNNNNNNNNagttatgaacctgtggggaacacgtaaaccctagttactttgattaactgattaaaacccaactttcaaactcattaagtgtctctttcaattttgctagttatttttacttattaggaaatacaaacccccctttttatgtttttttactttccaaggaagtcatcaaccgaacaatagtaataaacaagttgaagttaagtctagactattttcctcgtggtaacgatcccaacctcactagttgggttatttacttgacgcgaccgctttacttcttatttgagaagtaagtttgagcgtatcacttataaataaaaagaaatccagaaattcaacttgaaattgcaagaaaaaTTGCTTCAAACCAAATCTGGAAATTCATTAATTGCCCAAAAATTGCAACCAAAAATCTCCAACATAAAATAGAACAATATTAATAGTAGCTAGCcacaaaaatgaggttttaatcCGCTTAAGCAAAATACATTGAAAACATGGTGTGACCACGATACGTCAAGAGTctatttatgttgttaaggtgtcttgtttaggtagagcTAGTTgtccttacttgatgcatgaaaattatgttaatatgatcTCTTGGCTTGGTAGAATTAGGAACCCTTGTCATGAAGAATGAATGAGtgaaagaagaaagaatgaaTGAGAGTCTAGGGTCTGTAGACCTAAAGTAGGTACCCTTCTATTAAAGACATATATGGAACCTTGAATAACAAGAGAAGGTTTATATAGAAGTGAATTGGATATACTTAGAATGGTACCCATTTCATCAATGACctatcctaatgaaccttgaCCGACAGCCCTTGTGGATCCTTTCTTGATAGTGTTTTGAGTTTGTAGGACTTAGTGATGGTAccttttcaaatattataatgtggatgaacttactctatgaaaaAACAAGGCATAGAATTGAGTGGATATATTTATGGTAGTAGCTGTACTTATAGTGTTagactagagtacaaaaaaCCCTTCATATGACTTAACCATGTGCTTGCATGCGATGTGTCCTaattctacctttggcaagtagaacacctccCACGGTGTTGGgtttcattacaccggattccatgcctagctagtatgtcTATGTCGGTTCATGCCTATTCTCATGATGTGGGATGTGCAGTCGAGTTATTGGGTAGGTTCTACAACGTGTGGGTAGGGGAATGTGAcactatctacacatggcacgagtagtCATTGAATATTCTaaagtgagttccctaggtcttccaagactATTACGTGAAGTCCTCTAATTTTATGATTGACTTctaaatgacttatgttatgtaaGTTCTCCTATAATTGGTATACTGAAATAGAAAGGTCCTTATATTTGTAGTCTTAAGGAACACCTagttatttattgaaaatatttaatgggtggtctcttcatgtcgtacttaggtgggtcttatGATAACTCTAGGTAGAGGGTTTATATGGTTAAATGGGTCACTTAATTATTGTGGGCTTACcttatatgtgaatattgacTTGAAGATGTTTCTTGTACATGTCTGATGAAATTTTTACTAAAGGAGCATGAAAAGTATTTTCTTtaagtaaatgtccctttttgcatggttttctaGCATGCtcgccatacttagtgcatcaaTTATGCTAATTCAATATGTTTCTCTAtgtctacaagtgtaggtggaaACTGAGGATTTTCTAGAAGTTGTTGCTTGGGAAGTAGATTTCTCTCAaaattggtatgtcctcatatgttcgaggacatagactatgtttctaattttctttcattaaacACTTTGGATTAGACTATGAGTTttgttttaatgaaaaaggGTTGTCACTGTATGATATTGACATGTGTCTAATATGACTTAGATGAGGCTTAtccttatgttttataaaaaagtTTCCTTGTTGACTATTATTCTGAAtaattttaattccgcactacttttcatatttatttgatgaatgaatgctaagaggcttgtacaagacctatgagaggtcaagtacgtcgtgttacttctagggggtacttctTGATCGTaattaacatggtatcagaggaTAAGATTATGAAGTAGTCTTTAGGGTTCAAAGTCTCATGAGGCCACAtatagtagagtcttgttcatcggtgtgattggcgacacatctatgagtgagaggctataggacaatacaagtttcactttcttcattacacTTTTGTCATGCTTTAGAATGGAGACTATAAGTGTCTTTGCCTAATCTCTTCTCTTATGTTTGtaggatatgaatacaagaaggacaCTAGCAAGAAGAGTGGCAGAAGGAGTTCCTCCCCGagatgagcaagttcctcaaggttaAAAAGTTCCTATAGCTAATCAAGGGAATGATGTTTCGGTGGTTCCCATAGACATTACTAATTAGAGGGTTAAAGGGGCTCTTCTTACCCTAGCATGAGCCATTATGACTCAAGCAAATAGGTATGTGGGACCTAGGGTGAATGCACTTGAGAGTACCATGACTTCTAGATTGAGgaactttgtgaggatgaatcttCTTACATTTCTTTGCTCTAAGGTGACAAAGGATCCCCAAGCATTCTTGGATGAAGTATATAAGATAGTTCATGCTATGTGTGTttcttctagggagaaggcagaTTTTGCCTCATACCAATTGAAAGAGTTTACTCAAGTGTGGTACGTACAATGGAAATATAATAAGATGGTTAAATAGGATCTtatagagtgggaagagtttaaaAAAGTCttcttaggaaagtactttccccatgAGAAGAAAGAGGTTAAGATTGAGGAGTTTATAAATCTTAGTcaaggtaatatgagtgtgGAAGATTCTTATTTGAAGTTTAACTTTTATTCTAAATATGCTCCATATttagtgtctaaccctagaTATAAGATGAGCAGTGTTTCTGATCTTGTGAAGGAAGAGTATCATACAACAATGATCCATAATTACATGACTCTATGAAGGCTTATTGTGTATGCTAACTCCATTGAGGATTCTAATCTTCAAAGGATGGTTAGAGATGTGAAGAGGGGAAGAATTGATGAGCAAGGTCAACCTAGGTTTAACAAGAGGGATCCAAATCAATATGTTCCTAGTGCTCTTAAGGAAAACTATGAGAAGGAAAGTTGTTCCCAAGTCTATAGGCCTACTTTCTCAAATTGTGAGAACAAGCACTTTGGGAAGTTTCTATCCGGTAGTCGTGGATGTTATGGTTGTGGGAACAATgatcacaaggtgagagattgtcctactattgttGCTAGAGGGAGGTATGTGAAGAAAGCTCCTTATAATGATCCTATTATgggtaaaaaaaagaattgattcTATACTCTTCAAGCTAACAAGGATTTAAATCCGGATGAAGGTATCATTACGTTATACTTTTCCCTTTGTGTTCTTTatgggttccttctaagtgggggagtatagTATATAGTCGGGTTGATGGATTTTGTCTCTTCTCTCCTATTCTATTCAAGCATGAGAGTTATAAATTTCTTGTAGTATGTGCATTAAATGGGattcttttgtgaaaaatgagtttcATGGTTCTCTTACAACTTTTGCATGTTTccataaatatatgttgatattgtaaaatgatttaaatgattttttcgCTCATGTTTATGTGCGTCTCTAGtgaattgcctaaatgttgcatgaCTAGACCAAATTTTTCTTAGAAATGTTGCATAAATGTGCTTTTATGTGCAATTGTAATTATGTGCAAAAATGTTGTAGTGGCAGGATATAATGTGGAGAAGGAAGTTAATGAGAATGAGAAGTGTTGA comes from Solanum pennellii chromosome 1, SPENNV200 and encodes:
- the LOC107022283 gene encoding uncharacterized protein LOC107022283; this encodes MTQANRYVGPRVNALESTMTSRLRNFVRMNLLTFLCSKVTKDPQAFLDEVYKIVHAMCVSSREKADFASYQLKEFTQVWLIVYANSIEDSNLQRMVRDVKRGRIDEQGQPRFNKRDPNQYVPSALKENYEKESCSQVYRPTFSNCENKHFGKFLSGSRGCYGCGNNDHKVRDCPTIVARGRYVKKAPYNDPIMGNILQFDAPNQLLCIFKSGARILNPWA